The following proteins are co-located in the Vidua macroura isolate BioBank_ID:100142 chromosome 1, ASM2450914v1, whole genome shotgun sequence genome:
- the LOC128805118 gene encoding C-C chemokine receptor type 8-like, which translates to MEQNLTDLLDSSGSENILMSYTSPTPNSSEAYEYAFDYSELHIICHPEGIPEFASTLFPVLYSILFVAGLVGNALVVWILTVFMKIKTMTDVYLLNLTLSDLLLVFSLPFLVQYSIVSQWTFGNALCKIISSAYFIGFYSNVFFITIMSVDRYLAIVHSLHVQGIRTTAIGLITSLVVWAVAILASMPDLVFFQEVNDNNQIKCLPHYPSGNNGWKTLSNFEANILGWLIPVVVLIFCYHSILKNLQKCHTKNKYKAIKLVFIVVIVFFLSWTPVNIVLFLDSLRNMYIINDCHTSQRLDLAVELTEALSFVHCCLNPVIYAFVGEKFKKHLCDAFKKSACFLSNCKGYGAFSGRSLDKHSSLHTKSSQLSSVGTVL; encoded by the exons ATGGAGCAGAATTTGACAGACCTGCTGGACAGCAGTGGCTCTGAGAACATATTG ATGAGTTATACCTCACCAACACCTAACTCCTCTGAAGCCTATGAATATGCCTTTGACTACTCAGAACTACACATCATCTGTCATCCTGAAGGTATTCCAGAATTTGCATCTACCTTATTTCCAGTGCTGTACTCCATACTGTTTGTGGCAGGCCTCGTGGGAAATGCTTTGGTTGTTTGGATTCTGACAGTCTTCATGAAAATCAAGACCATGACTGATGTGTATCTGCTGAATCTGACTCTCTCTGACCTCCTCTTGGTATTCTCCCTGCCCTTCTTGGTTCAGTACTCCATTGTAAGCCAGTGGACTTTTGGAAATGCACTGTGTAAAATCATCAGCTCAGCTTACTTCATTGGTTTCTACAGCAATGTCTTCTTCATAACTATTATGAGCGTTGACAGGTACTTGGCCATAGTCCACTCCCTCCATGTTCAAGGTATTCGGACAACTGCCATTGGGCTTATCACCAGTCTGGTTGTTTGGGCAGTTGCTATTTTAGCATCAATGCCAGACTTagtttttttccaggaagtgaATGACAATAACCAGATTAAGTGCCTCCCTCACTATCCTAGTGGCAACAATGGCTGGAAGACTTTAAGTAATTTTGAAGCCAACATCCTGGGGTGGTTAATCCCTGTTGTTGTCCTCATTTTCTGCTATCACAGCATCttgaaaaacctgcagaagTGCCATACCAAGAACAAATACAAAGCAATAAAACTGGTTTTTATTGTTGTCATTGTGTTCTTTCTCTCCTGGACCCCTGTCAACATTGTGCTGTTTTTGGACTCTCTGAGGAACATGTACATCATCAATGACTGCCATACAAGTCAAAGGCTAGACCTAGCTGTGGAGCTGACTGAGGCACTCTCGTTTGTCCACTGCTGCCTAAACCCAGTCATCTATGCTTTTGTGGGTGAGAAGTTCAAGAAGCATCTCTGTGATGCTTTCAAAAAATCTGCATGTTTTCTGTCAAACTGCAAAGGCTACGGGGCTTTCAGTGGGCGCAGCCTGGACAAGCACTCCTCTCTGCACACAAAGTCCTCACAGTTGTCTTCTGTTGGCACTGTCTTGTAG
- the SLC25A38 gene encoding mitochondrial glycine transporter isoform X1, with the protein MLWRASLPLLWAQDVDEQVETLAIAMHPVLKAFVCGSISGTCSTLLFQPLDLLKTRLQTLQPAVNGSGRAGMVTLLFRVVRTESILGLWKGVSPSFARCIPGVGIYFSTLYMMKQKFLVDRSPTALESVFLGAAARAVSGICMLPVTVVKTRYESGRFGYGSVYGALKSIYQTEGARGMFSGLTATLLRDAPFSGIYLMFYTQTKNLTPQDQMDPVLVPLLNFGCGIFAGILASLATQPADVIKTHMQLSPQKYHRTSQAIAFIYKDFGLVGFFRGGVPRLLRRTLMAAMAWTVYEQMMEKMGLKS; encoded by the exons ATGCTGTGGAGAGCCAGccttcctctgctctgggccCAGGATGTGGATGAGCAAGTGGAAACATTAGCGATAGCG aTGCATCCAGTCCTAAAGGCCTTTGTGTGTGGCTCCATCAGTGGCACTTGTTCCACGCTCCTCTTCCAACCCCTTGACCTGCTGAAAACCCGCCTGCAAACTTTGCAGCCTGCTGTGAATGG GTCTGGTCGTGCTGGGATGGTAACATTGCTCTTTAGGGTTGTTCGTACTGAGAGTATTCTGGGGCTATGGAAAGGTGTCTCTCCA TCCTTTGCAAGATGTATTCCTGGGGTTGGGATTTACTTCAGCACATTGTACATGATGAAGCAAAAGTTTCTTGTGGACCGTTCACCCACAGCCCTGGAGTCTGTCTTCCTGGGTGCCGCTGCTCGTGCAGTTTCTGGGATTTGCATGTTGCCAGTGACTGTAGTGAAGACGCGATACGAG AGTGGAAGATTTGGCTATGGGAGTGTGTATGGAGCTCTGAAGAGTATCTATCAGACCGAGGGGGCTCGTGGCATGTTCAGTGGGCTCACAGCAACGCTGCTGCGGGATGCGCCCTTCTCTGGCATCTACCTGATGTTCTACACACAGACCAAAAACCTCACACCTCAGG ACCAGATGGATCCAGTGCTCGTGCCCTTGCTGAATTTTGGCTGTGGGATCTTTGCAGGGATCTTGGCCTCTCTGGCAACGCAGCCTGCTGATGTCATCAAAACACACATGCAGCTGTCACCCCAAAAGTACCACAGGACAAGCCAGGCCATTGCCTTTATCTACAAG GACTTCGGGCTGGTTGGCTTTTTCCGAGGTGGTGTGCCCCGACTTCTCAGGCGTACTCTGATGGCAGCAATGGCATGGACGGTGTATGAACAGATGATGGAAAAAATGGGCTTGAAATCCTGA
- the SLC25A38 gene encoding mitochondrial glycine transporter isoform X2, whose translation MRRTGRCSGRGWLGAGPRRRPPRSGAAGGAGMPGREAEMHPVLKAFVCGSISGTCSTLLFQPLDLLKTRLQTLQPAVNGSGRAGMVTLLFRVVRTESILGLWKGVSPSFARCIPGVGIYFSTLYMMKQKFLVDRSPTALESVFLGAAARAVSGICMLPVTVVKTRYESGRFGYGSVYGALKSIYQTEGARGMFSGLTATLLRDAPFSGIYLMFYTQTKNLTPQDQMDPVLVPLLNFGCGIFAGILASLATQPADVIKTHMQLSPQKYHRTSQAIAFIYKDFGLVGFFRGGVPRLLRRTLMAAMAWTVYEQMMEKMGLKS comes from the exons ATGCGCCGGACGGGGCGGTGCTCCGGGCGGGGCTGGCTCGGGGCCGGGCctcgccgccgcccgccgcgctcTGGGGCAGCGGGCGGCGCTGGGATGCCGGGCCGGGAGGCGGAG aTGCATCCAGTCCTAAAGGCCTTTGTGTGTGGCTCCATCAGTGGCACTTGTTCCACGCTCCTCTTCCAACCCCTTGACCTGCTGAAAACCCGCCTGCAAACTTTGCAGCCTGCTGTGAATGG GTCTGGTCGTGCTGGGATGGTAACATTGCTCTTTAGGGTTGTTCGTACTGAGAGTATTCTGGGGCTATGGAAAGGTGTCTCTCCA TCCTTTGCAAGATGTATTCCTGGGGTTGGGATTTACTTCAGCACATTGTACATGATGAAGCAAAAGTTTCTTGTGGACCGTTCACCCACAGCCCTGGAGTCTGTCTTCCTGGGTGCCGCTGCTCGTGCAGTTTCTGGGATTTGCATGTTGCCAGTGACTGTAGTGAAGACGCGATACGAG AGTGGAAGATTTGGCTATGGGAGTGTGTATGGAGCTCTGAAGAGTATCTATCAGACCGAGGGGGCTCGTGGCATGTTCAGTGGGCTCACAGCAACGCTGCTGCGGGATGCGCCCTTCTCTGGCATCTACCTGATGTTCTACACACAGACCAAAAACCTCACACCTCAGG ACCAGATGGATCCAGTGCTCGTGCCCTTGCTGAATTTTGGCTGTGGGATCTTTGCAGGGATCTTGGCCTCTCTGGCAACGCAGCCTGCTGATGTCATCAAAACACACATGCAGCTGTCACCCCAAAAGTACCACAGGACAAGCCAGGCCATTGCCTTTATCTACAAG GACTTCGGGCTGGTTGGCTTTTTCCGAGGTGGTGTGCCCCGACTTCTCAGGCGTACTCTGATGGCAGCAATGGCATGGACGGTGTATGAACAGATGATGGAAAAAATGGGCTTGAAATCCTGA